From Pseudomonas sp. stari2:
GCGGATCATCCTTGGCTTCGCCGGGCCAGGTGGAAATCAGGTAATAGTTGAGGGCCGGGCGGCAGGTGGCGCAGCCGTTCGGGGTGCGCCAGTTGAGGTAGCTCATGGTGCCGGCGATGGTCAGCAAATGCTGTTCGCGAATGGCCTGACGGATCTGGCCATGGTTGAGATCACTGCAACCGCAGATGGCTTTTTCGCTTTTCGGTTTGACGTCTGCCGCGCCGCCGACGGTGTTGATCAGGATCTGCTCGACCAGTCCGGCACAGGAGCCGCAGGAGCTCGCAGCCTTGGTGTGTTTCTTCACTTCGTCGACGCTGAACAGGCCATGTTCCTGAATGGCCTTGACGATGGTGCCTTTGCACACGCCGTTGCAGCCGCAGACTTCGGCGTTGTCGGCCATGCTCATGGCTTTGTCCTGGCCTTGATGTCCTACGTCGCCCAAGGCGTTTTCGCCAAACATCAAGTGATCGCGGATCTCTCCGATGGCGTGATTCTCACGAATCTGCCGGAAATACCAACCGCCATCTGCCGTATCGCCGTACAGACAGGCACCGACCAGAACGTCATCCTTGATCACCAGTTTTTTGTACACCCCGCCGATCGGGTCGGAGAGGGTGATGGTCTCGGTGCCTTCGCCGCCCATGAAGTCGCCAGCGGAAAACAGGTCGATGCCGGTGACCTTCAGTTTGGTCGACGTCACCGAACCCTGATAGCGGGCGAAACCCAGTTGCGCCAGGTGGTTGGCGCAGACCTTGGCCTGTTCGAACAGCGGTGCAACCAAGCCGTAGGCGATGCCACGGTGGCTGGCGCATTCGCCGATGGCATAGATGCGCGGGTCGTAGGTCTGCAGGGTGTCGTTGACCAGAATCCCGCGATTGCACGGGATGCCGGCCTTTTCCGCCAGTTCGGTATTGGGGCGGATGCCGGCGGCCATGACGACGAGATCGGCAGGAATGATGTCGCCGTTCTTGAATTGCACCGAGCCGACCCGGCCGTTGCCGGCGTCGTGCAGGGCCTGGGTCTGTTCGCACAGGCGAAAGTGCAGGCCACGGGATTCGAGGGCGGTTTGCAGGAGCTGGCCGCTGGTCTTGTCCAATTGCCGTTCCAGCAGCCATTCACCGAGGTGCACCACGGTGACGTGCATGCCGCGCAGCATCAGGCCGTTGGCTGCTTCGAGACCGAGTAGGCCGCCGCCGATCACCACGGCGTGCTTGTGGGTCTTGGCGGTGTCGATCATGGCTTGGGTGTCGGCGATGTCACGGTAACCGATCACGCCCTGCAAGGTGTTGCCGGGGATCGGCAGGATGAACGGGGTTGAACCGGTGGCGATCAGCAGGCGATCGTATTCGGCCTCGGTGCCGTCCTCGGCGATCACCCGGCGTTTGACCCGGTCGATCTCGACCACTTTGCGGTTGAGCAGCAACTTGATGTTGTTTTGCAGATACCAGTCGAGATCGTTGAGCACGATCTCTTCGAAGGTCTGTTCGCCGGCCAGTACCGGTGACAACAGGATACGGTTGTAGTTGGTGTGGGGTTCGGCGCCGAAGACCGTGATGTCGTACAGCTCGTTGCTCAGCTTGAGCAATTCTTCCAGGGTACGGACCCCGGCCATGCCATTGCCGATCATCACCAGTTTGAGTTTTTTCATCAGGTTCTCCGGGGAGCTTCGGGCTTGCCTCTTGTGGGCAGTCAGGCCTTGCTCGACAAAAATGGCGCAAACAAAAAAGGCGTCCCGCCAGTTACCTAGCGAGGACGCCTTTGTCCTTGTCCCGTTCTCTCGGGAAGCCTGGTCTTCGTCGTTGAAGGTCGGGCTTTATGTCAGTTGAAAGCGGTAATGCAGTGGTTGTGCCAAGTCGCGCTGAGCCTTGAATTCATTGATGTGGCGCGGGCATTGGCCAGAGAGTCATCGTGGTTTTTGCACCGATTGGATGCGGCTTGCCCGTTAATGGAGCGA
This genomic window contains:
- the nirB gene encoding nitrite reductase large subunit NirB encodes the protein MKKLKLVMIGNGMAGVRTLEELLKLSNELYDITVFGAEPHTNYNRILLSPVLAGEQTFEEIVLNDLDWYLQNNIKLLLNRKVVEIDRVKRRVIAEDGTEAEYDRLLIATGSTPFILPIPGNTLQGVIGYRDIADTQAMIDTAKTHKHAVVIGGGLLGLEAANGLMLRGMHVTVVHLGEWLLERQLDKTSGQLLQTALESRGLHFRLCEQTQALHDAGNGRVGSVQFKNGDIIPADLVVMAAGIRPNTELAEKAGIPCNRGILVNDTLQTYDPRIYAIGECASHRGIAYGLVAPLFEQAKVCANHLAQLGFARYQGSVTSTKLKVTGIDLFSAGDFMGGEGTETITLSDPIGGVYKKLVIKDDVLVGACLYGDTADGGWYFRQIRENHAIGEIRDHLMFGENALGDVGHQGQDKAMSMADNAEVCGCNGVCKGTIVKAIQEHGLFSVDEVKKHTKAASSCGSCAGLVEQILINTVGGAADVKPKSEKAICGCSDLNHGQIRQAIREQHLLTIAGTMSYLNWRTPNGCATCRPALNYYLISTWPGEAKDDPQSRLINERAHANIQKDGTYSVVPRMWGGVTNPSELRRIADVADKYQVPMVKVTGGQRIDLLGIKKQDLPGVWKDLDMPSGHAYGKSIRTVKTCVGSEFCRFGTQNSTQLGIDLEHDLFNMWSPHKVKLAVSGCPRNCSEAGIKDVGIIGVDSGWEMYIGGNGGIKTEVAEFFVKLKTAEEVREYNGAFLQLYREEAFYLERTVHYLQRVGMEHIKKAVLEDPERRKALNERLQFSLSFEQDPWKERLAQPQLKKEFDVIPVKNLEVPA